A DNA window from Pongo abelii isolate AG06213 chromosome 2, NHGRI_mPonAbe1-v2.0_pri, whole genome shotgun sequence contains the following coding sequences:
- the RPL29 gene encoding large ribosomal subunit protein eL29 isoform X2, which produces MAKSKNHTTHNQSRKWHRNGIKKPRSQRYESLKGVDPKFLRNMRFAKKHNKKGLKKMQANNAKAMSARAEAIKALVKPKEVKPKIPKGVSRKLDRLAYIAHPKLGKRARARIAKGLRLCRPKAKAKDQTKAQAAAPASVPAQAPKGAQAPTKASE; this is translated from the exons ATGGCCAAGTCCAAgaaccacaccacacacaaccaGT CCCGAAAATGGCACAGAAATGGTATCAAGAAACCCCGATCACAAAGATACGAATCTCTTAAGGGG GTGGACCCCAAGTTCCTGAGGAACATGCGCTTTGCCAAGAAGCACAACAAGAAGGGCCTAAAGAAGATGCAGGCCAACAATGCCAAGGCCATGAGTGCACGTGCCGAGGCTATCAAGGCCCTCGTAAAGCCCAAGGAGGTTAAGCCCAAGATCCCAAAGGGTGTCAGCCGCAAGCTTGATCGACTTGCCTACATTGCCCATCCCAAGCTTGGGAAGCGTGCTCGTGCCCGTATTGCCAAGGGGCTCAGGCTGTGCCGGCCAAAGGCCAAGGCCAAGGATCAAACCAAGGCCCAGGCTGCAGCTCCAGCTTCAGTTCCAGCTCAGGCTCCCAAAGGTGCCCAGGCCCCTACAAAGGCTTCAGAGTAG
- the ACY1 gene encoding aminoacylase-1 produces MCSAMTSKGPEEEHPSVTLFRQYLRIRTVQPKPDYGAAVAFFEERARQLGLGCQKVEVAPGYVVTVLTWPGTNPTLSSILLNSHTDVVPVFKEHWSHDPFEAFKDSEGYIYARGAQDMKCISIQYLEAVRRLKVEGHRFPRTIHMTFVPDEEVGGHQGMELFVQRPEFHALRAGFALDEGIANPTDAFTVFYSERSPWWVRVTSTGRPGHASRFMEDTAAEKLHKVVSSILAFREKEWQRLQSNPHLKEGSVTSVNLTKLEGGVAYNVIPATMSASFDFRVAPDVDFKAFEEQLQSWCQAAGEGVTLEFAQKWMHPQVTPTDDSNPWWAAFSRVCKDMKLTLEPEIMPAATDNRYIRAVGIPALGFSPMNRTPVLLHDHDERLHEAVFLRGVDIYTRLLPALASVPALPSES; encoded by the exons ATGTGCAGCGCCATGACCAGCAAGGGTCCCGAGGAGGAGCACCCATCGGTGACGCTCTTCCGCCAGTACCTGCGCATCCGCACCGTCCAGCCCAAGCCTGACTACG GAGCTGCTGTGGCTTTCTTTGAGGAGAGAGCCCGCCAGCTGGGCCTGGGCTGTCAGAAAGTGGAG GTGGCACCTGGCTATGTGGTGACCGTGTTGACCTGGCCAGGCACCAACCCTACACTCTCCTCCATCTTGCTCAACTCCCACACGGATGTGGTGCCTGTCTTCAAG GAACATTGGAGTCACGACCCCTTTGAGGCCTTCAAGGATTCTGAGGGCTACATCTATGCCAGGGGTGCCCAGGACATGAAGTGCATCAGCATCCA GTACCTGGAAGCTGTGAGGAGGCTGAAGGTGGAGGGCCACCGGTTCCCCAGAACCATCCACATGACCTTTGTACCTG atgaggaggtTGGTGGTCACCAAGGCATGGAGCTGTTCGTGCAGCGGCCTGAGTTCCATGCCCTGAGGGCAGGCTTTGCCCTGGATGAGG GCATAGCCAATCCCACTGATGCCTTCACTGTCTTTTATAGTGAGCGGAGTCCCTGGT GGGTGCGGGTcaccagcactgggaggccaggCCATGCCTCACGCTTCATGGAGGACACAGCAGCAGAGAAGCTG CACAAGGTTGTGAGCTCCATCCTGGCATTCCGGGAGAAGGAATGGCAGAG GCTGCAGTCAAACCCCCACCTGAAAGAGGGGTCCGTGACCTCCGTGAACCTGACTAAGCTAGAGGGTGGCGTGGCCTATAACGTGATACCTGCCACCATGAGCGCCAGCTTTGACTTCCGTGTGGCACCGGATGTGGACTTCAAG GCTTTTGAGGAGCAGCTGCAGAGCTGGTGCCAGGCAGCTGGCGAGGGGGTCACCTTAGAGTTTGCTCAG AAGTGGATGCACCCCCAAGTGACACCTACTGATGACTCAAACCCCTGGTGGGCAGCTTTTAGCCGGGTCTGCAAGGACAT GAAGCTTACTCTGGAGCCTGAGATCATGCCTGCTGCCACTGACAACCGCTATATCCGCGCG GTGGGGATCCCAGCTCTAGGCTTCTCACCCATGAACCGCACACCTGTGCTGCTGCACGACCACGATGAACGGCTGCATGAGGCTGTGTTCCTCCGTGGGGTGGACATATATACACGCCTGCTGCCTGCCCTTGCCAGTGTgcctgccctgcccagtgagagCTGA
- the RPL29 gene encoding large ribosomal subunit protein eL29 isoform X1 has protein sequence MQLSRAKELISGHHYLGLGGRHWRWVVQGADMAKSKNHTTHNQSRKWHRNGIKKPRSQRYESLKGVDPKFLRNMRFAKKHNKKGLKKMQANNAKAMSARAEAIKALVKPKEVKPKIPKGVSRKLDRLAYIAHPKLGKRARARIAKGLRLCRPKAKAKDQTKAQAAAPASVPAQAPKGAQAPTKASE, from the exons ATGCAGCTTTCCAGGGCTAAGGAGTTGATTTCAGGGCATCATTACCTGGGTTTGGGAGGCCGGCACTGGCGTTGGGTGGTGCAGG GTGCAGACATGGCCAAGTCCAAgaaccacaccacacacaaccaGT CCCGAAAATGGCACAGAAATGGTATCAAGAAACCCCGATCACAAAGATACGAATCTCTTAAGGGG GTGGACCCCAAGTTCCTGAGGAACATGCGCTTTGCCAAGAAGCACAACAAGAAGGGCCTAAAGAAGATGCAGGCCAACAATGCCAAGGCCATGAGTGCACGTGCCGAGGCTATCAAGGCCCTCGTAAAGCCCAAGGAGGTTAAGCCCAAGATCCCAAAGGGTGTCAGCCGCAAGCTTGATCGACTTGCCTACATTGCCCATCCCAAGCTTGGGAAGCGTGCTCGTGCCCGTATTGCCAAGGGGCTCAGGCTGTGCCGGCCAAAGGCCAAGGCCAAGGATCAAACCAAGGCCCAGGCTGCAGCTCCAGCTTCAGTTCCAGCTCAGGCTCCCAAAGGTGCCCAGGCCCCTACAAAGGCTTCAGAGTAG